Proteins co-encoded in one Anguilla anguilla isolate fAngAng1 chromosome 16, fAngAng1.pri, whole genome shotgun sequence genomic window:
- the LOC118214855 gene encoding transmembrane protein 80-like, producing the protein MAVVRSGRTSTVLSSVPFQITLYLSAVYFLFYFLSTLCMIVYKSQVLSYPDGNLTLDLCLLFLMAALELLRLYWGVKGNLQESERGVGASLAMTGGTVLLCLYFLLWQSYVLRADVIINAALLAGYLLAFLLGFVTLARFASAYA; encoded by the exons ATGGCGGTAGTTAGGTCGG gccgAACGTCCACTGTG CTGTCCTCCGTGCCCTTCCAGATAACGCTCTACCTGTCGGCCGTCTACTTCCTCTTCTACTTCCTGTCCACGCTCTGCATGATCGTCTACAAGA GCCAGGTGCTGAGCTATCCTGATGGAAACCTGACCCTGGATCTGTGTCTGCTATTCCTCATGGCTGCGCTGGAGCTTCTGAGACTGTACTGGG GTGTGAAGGGGAACCTGCAGGAGAGTGAGCGGGGTGTGGGGGCGAGTCTGGCTATGACGGGGGGAACGGTGCTGCTGTGCTTGTACTTCCTGCTCTGGCAGTCCTACGTGCTGCGAGCCGACGTCATCATCAACGCCGCGCTGCTGGCCGGCTACCTGCTGGCCTTCCTCCTGGGGTTCGTCACGCTGGCGCGATTCGCCAG TGCCTACGCGTGA